In the genome of Panthera uncia isolate 11264 chromosome B3 unlocalized genomic scaffold, Puncia_PCG_1.0 HiC_scaffold_1, whole genome shotgun sequence, one region contains:
- the CB3H14orf28 gene encoding uncharacterized protein C14orf28 homolog isoform X2, whose translation MKTLFEEIKASIKNNYNQDRSFWRPVLPWGGVFTIKAGRKAVSCTPLYVEIRLKNTCTIDGFLMLLYVILNENENFPRELSLHLGREFVDCFLYLMDTYSFTTVKLLWIWDKMEKQQYKSEVHKASLIIDLFGNEHDNFTKNLENLMSTIQESYCSNWRCPTRVQEDQQRTININPPQEIPHGNLIRLAVDELFCSRIELCEESGCGGLREFSQRVFCHGAPPFVVLNMQHWKSEDLAYVPYYLDLSDHKYLLEGATLFNKEEHHYSAAFQIDGHWMHYDGLRN comes from the exons ATGAAGACACTGTTTGAAGAGATCAAAGcatcaattaaaaataactataaccaAGATCGCTCATTTTGGAGGCCTGTTCTTCCTTGGGGAGGTGTTTTTACTATCAAAGCTGGCCGCAAAGCAGTATCCTGTACGCCACTTTATGTTGAAATAAGACTGAAAAATACCTGCACCATAGATGGATTCTTGATGTTACTATATGTCattcttaatgaaaatgaaaatttccccAGGGAGCTCTCTCTTCATTTAGGTAGAGAGTTTGTAGACTGTTTCCTTTACTTAATGGACACCTACAGTTTCACAACTGTGAAGCTACTTTGGATTTGGGACAAGATGGAAAAACAGCAATACAAATCTGAAGTTCATAAAGCTTCATTAATAATTGATTTATTTGGTAATGAGCATGATAATTTtacaaaaaatcttgaaaatctcATGTCTACCATACAAGAGAGTTACTGTTCCAACTGGCGATGCCCAACTCGAGTACAGGAAGATCAGCAACGCACGATTAATATAAA TCCTCCCCAAGAAATTCCTCATGGAAACTTGATACGACTGGCTGTGGATGAGTTATTCTGTTCCAGGATTGAACTGTGTGAAGAGAGTGG ATGTGGTGGCTTAAGAGAATTTTCCCAGCGAGTTTTCTGCCATGGGGCACCCCCTTTTGTTGTCTTAAATATGCAGCATTGGAAATCTGAAGATCTAGCATATGTACCATATTACTTGGATTTATCTGATCACAA GTATTTGTTGGAAGGTGCCACATTATTTAACAAAGAGGAACATCATTATTCTGCAGCTTTCCAGATTGATGGACATTGGATGCACTATGATGGCCTCAGAAAt TGA
- the CB3H14orf28 gene encoding uncharacterized protein C14orf28 homolog isoform X1, which translates to MKTLFEEIKASIKNNYNQDRSFWRPVLPWGGVFTIKAGRKAVSCTPLYVEIRLKNTCTIDGFLMLLYVILNENENFPRELSLHLGREFVDCFLYLMDTYSFTTVKLLWIWDKMEKQQYKSEVHKASLIIDLFGNEHDNFTKNLENLMSTIQESYCSNWRCPTRVQEDQQRTININPPQEIPHGNLIRLAVDELFCSRIELCEESGCGGLREFSQRVFCHGAPPFVVLNMQHWKSEDLAYVPYYLDLSDHKYLLEGATLFNKEEHHYSAAFQIDGHWMHYDGLRNVNLILLNKPPEFLLLSSLVYIRATEK; encoded by the exons ATGAAGACACTGTTTGAAGAGATCAAAGcatcaattaaaaataactataaccaAGATCGCTCATTTTGGAGGCCTGTTCTTCCTTGGGGAGGTGTTTTTACTATCAAAGCTGGCCGCAAAGCAGTATCCTGTACGCCACTTTATGTTGAAATAAGACTGAAAAATACCTGCACCATAGATGGATTCTTGATGTTACTATATGTCattcttaatgaaaatgaaaatttccccAGGGAGCTCTCTCTTCATTTAGGTAGAGAGTTTGTAGACTGTTTCCTTTACTTAATGGACACCTACAGTTTCACAACTGTGAAGCTACTTTGGATTTGGGACAAGATGGAAAAACAGCAATACAAATCTGAAGTTCATAAAGCTTCATTAATAATTGATTTATTTGGTAATGAGCATGATAATTTtacaaaaaatcttgaaaatctcATGTCTACCATACAAGAGAGTTACTGTTCCAACTGGCGATGCCCAACTCGAGTACAGGAAGATCAGCAACGCACGATTAATATAAA TCCTCCCCAAGAAATTCCTCATGGAAACTTGATACGACTGGCTGTGGATGAGTTATTCTGTTCCAGGATTGAACTGTGTGAAGAGAGTGG ATGTGGTGGCTTAAGAGAATTTTCCCAGCGAGTTTTCTGCCATGGGGCACCCCCTTTTGTTGTCTTAAATATGCAGCATTGGAAATCTGAAGATCTAGCATATGTACCATATTACTTGGATTTATCTGATCACAA GTATTTGTTGGAAGGTGCCACATTATTTAACAAAGAGGAACATCATTATTCTGCAGCTTTCCAGATTGATGGACATTGGATGCACTATGATGGCCTCAGAAAtgtgaatttaattttgttaaataaaccCCCAGAGTTTCTCCTCTTGTCATCATTGGTTTATATTCGagcaacagagaaataa